The Coffea arabica cultivar ET-39 chromosome 2c, Coffea Arabica ET-39 HiFi, whole genome shotgun sequence genome includes the window TAGTTTTATTTACTCACTTGGGATAGCAAATGATATCAAGCAATTCTTGAGGAAATGTGTGCTCACAAAATCCTAAATTTCATCTGAGACTCAGTCTTGATTTCAAGAAAGAGCTTACAAATTCTCGATTCAAACATTCTAGGACGACCAAGATATACTATACTAActaagaataagaaataataTGCTTTACACAAAAGAATAAGAAATGAAGTTATAGGGCAGATTTATGGGCTGTTTGCTCAACAAAGTCTGAAGTTACCCTGAATGTTGTGAAGAATGACATTCAATCTGGTCtctaaaattattaattatgtACTTCTCTTATTGacaaatttcattcaaattattttttttatttctgaaAATGAATTTGGTCATTTCTTTAGAGATGAATGAAAATTATTCCACTCATGAATTTCATACGAAAACTAAGGTTgtatttggattgcattttccatgatttttcatgaaaaaattactgtaatgatttgatgtatgtgaggaaaaaaggtaataggaaaatgtgatcacaAAAAATGACGTAATTTTTTTTACGAaaaacagcaatccaaacaaggcgcGCATGAACTTTTCCACGAATAGCTAGCTAgctaaaaggggtaaaaagaacAGTAACTTTCGGACCAAGTACGTTGAAAGTTTGCACTTACAGTGGATTATACAGAAGGTTGAGGCTAAAACGTATGGAATCATCATCATGCAATAATTTTGAgacaaaagaaatagaaaagtaGCCTTCAGAATAATGCCTAATTAAACGGTTGTGCTGCGTCCACCATCCAAAATCCAAAGTCCAGAAAAAGTGGGAACAGAAAGAAACTGTATTAATTTACAGGGCCTTCCCTCCCCTTCTTAACCACTCTCTCTGTTCTTTTTACACATTCGGTTCCAGGAAGTTATAGGCCAAATCTTTCTCCCCTAGTACCGTAAAGGATCGTCGTCCATCACTGTCTCTTCTTTCCATCAGAATCTGAAGCACATgcaaatgaatttatattttttaagcaTTTTCTGCTTCTTAGCATCACTCTCCCATTCAAGTACTAAATTCCTTCTCTGCCTGAGAGTGAATGCATGTGATTTAATCTGCGAAGATTGTACCAATTCAAAAATTCACTGACATGTTTACTCTTGTTTGGTTGTAGATGGAATTCAACTTATAATAGTGAACAACTGCAAAGAGAGCGTGTGGCCTGGGATTCTTGGCACTGCAGGCCATCAGACCCCGAACGATGGCGGATTCCATCTGTCTACCGGCGAACAGATAGTGATAGAAGTGCCCGAGAAGTGGTCCGGCAGAATATGGGGCAGGCAAGGCTGCTGTTTTGATGAACACGGTAAAGGTTCATGCCAAACGGGAGACTGCACGGGCCTCCTTGAGTGCATGGGCACCGGGGGGCTGCCCCCAGCAACAGTAGTAGAAATGACGCTAGGAACTGCACAGAATCAGTTGCACTACTATGATGTGAGTTTGGTTGATGGTTTCAACCTCCCCGTCTCGATGATTCCGGTTGGTGGCGGCGTTGGCTGTGGAGTGGCGGCCTGTGAGGCAAATGTGAATGTGTGCTGTCCTGCGGCCTTGGAGGTGAGAAGACGAGGGAAAGTGGTGGGATGCAAGAGCGCCTGTCTGGCCACAAAGGCACCTAGATATTGCTGTACCGGGGAATATGGTAGCCGGGGAAGTTGTAAACCAACAGTTTTCTCCAATCTGTTCAAGGCCATCTGCCCCAGGGCATATAGCTATGCACAAGATGAATCAGCTGGGCTTAAGAGATGCAGAGCGCCACGGTATGTCATAACCTTTTGCCCTCCTCACAAAACATTGCGCTAAGGGCCACTGCTACTTTGACCTTAATTCTGCTGGGCTGatgttttgttgtttttggaAGTTTACTACTACTTGTTACTGCTTTGTACGTCCCTGATCTTCTTAGATTGTTGAAATTTCCTGACATAGAGATCTTCTTATGCCCCAATCTCACTGCATAATTGTCGCCAGATATATGTAATTACCAGGACGTAAATTTGAGGCTACATAACTATTTCCTGAACGTTTAGGAGAGTGGGGGCACCATTTTAATCTCACTTGATCAAATCACGAAAGTGCtgcagaaaaaaataaatttaatgaATATAAATCAACTTACAGGGCATACTGAAATTCTTATTGACCGGACACGTCCCCTGcgcctactttttttttttgtcagcaacgatacatttgtataatctACTTTATCCTAATCTAGGAGAAAGGGAGTGCTATGACACaatctttaaatttttttttcgctGCAGGTGAGGTTCAAGCCCTTACttacaactcaagaaaggaCTTAAATCCCTCCCTGGTAGCGACTGAGCCATTGGTCCATGGTTCCCTCTGCGCCTACCTGCTGCAACTGAACTTGATTTTCCGTGATGCGGCTAAgattataaatcaaattctACATTTGTGAGGTCTGCGCCAATTCTCTCGGTGGATAACTGAGAAAAAACCTCACCGTATCCTCCATTTTTCCCTTCAATTTTTTGGAGTCTCAACACATGAAACAACTCTTTTCTGCGTACTCCAGAGCTATATCTTTGTGACAAAACACTAAACAGCTCCGCATATCGAAGCCATCGTCACGATAAAATGTACGTGTATCAGATTGTGTACCTGAAAACTAACTCTAAAAGCCGTTCCATGATCTGAAGAGTTGACAAAACCAATCATGTAATCGGATCAATCGTTTATGAGAGAACTCTAATAACAGTTAAAAAGCATTCCTAATCTATCCAAGAAATgatgaaatatttgaaagttCAAGAAGTAATAAGAAGATTAAAAAGATTCTTTTAACGAAAATCCATACATCAGAAAACTTCTTGCCTCCTACTACACCACAGGCTCTGCACATGGCACGATTTGTACAGTCACGACCTCCGCTGCACTACACGTTCCTCCTCTTTACACCCTTACATAACTTAATACAGTAATTTTATGATTTCTGCACGGGCATCAGGTTCGTTCACCATCAAAGCCTCACCTAACCAATTCTAGGTATATATTCAAACTAAAAATGTACAAGTTTTTTAAGTACAACCAACAAGTTTATTTTTAGAAAGCTCCATCCATCAAAATAACGGATAGAACCAAAGCCAGacaagaaaattgaagaaggcAGCTCTCATATTAGCCTCTGTTAGCTGTACAATTTCCTTCCTATGCCATCTAAGCAGCAGAACATGAAGAAAGGATGCCTATCCTCCTCTCTGCAAAAAGATCAAACACCTCATCAGAGAAATTCTCTATGAAGCTTTGAAGTATGATTACTTCAGTGGCAGTCATATAATGTTCTCATTTCAAACAGACTGCAGAAGAACAATAAACAGAGCAATGAATATGGTCCAGAGCAGGCATATATATCAAGAATAACATATATACAGGATCTGGAATGTGCTATGCCATCATGAACAGCCAAATAAGTAATGTTCAAGAGATTTCTCGAAACAGTTTATATAGGTTTATTTCCACAAAAAGTGACATTGGGGGTTAAGTAATTTTAGTCACACAATATGCGCTTCCAACATTTTTCTGGCCATAAATTCCCATACCAACAAAGAGTTAATATCATGTGCCATCCCTAATTTGCTTGTGCACTTTTGTATTGCATCTTCAACTCCCACCAAATACAGGTACCCTTCGGTTAATCACTTGACAAATTCAGTTTTAGGAGGGGTGATGGACAGAATTCAGTTGGACAAAAGATAATTTTCCTCGCACAATACCAGGATGCAAATAAATCGGTCAATTATAAtcagaatgaatgaaataatcaATATACCTCCAGCAGCAACAAGTTTCTCCACACGGGCAACTATATGCTTCCCATAGGTATATTTCTTCAGCGCATTCAGATGAACCTTTATTCGATTAAGAATCAGTTCAAGTTGCTGGTCATCACAAGTCTCCAGCACTTTCTGTACAACATAGTTAGCAAACTGGTCTTTCATCATTACCtgaaattaaaaaatgtaacaatgAGTCATGAACATGTATTTCTTAGAAATCCTTTATGACGcccattaaaaagaaaaatatcatgaaacccacaaaaataaaaatctagTGAAATAGCACATGCACAGCAGCAGAGAACCATGAACATGCATCCCATTTGCTTCTAGACACATACGTGATCTATAAATTAGCACCTATAAATACAATCAGAACCTGGGGTATTctaaaggaaaataaagaattCACAGATCTAATAAACCAATTGCACCttcaaccccccccccccaacaaaaaaaaaaagagtagggGATTATTGAATCTGAGTTTGAGTTGATGTTCTGGTAGGAATAGGACATTGGAATGAGTGCATCTTACTCTGCATTGGCTCTTAAAAGCACAATATCAGTCATGCTATCAGATTAGTACTTAATCCAAGAACAGCAAGATGAAATTAAATTGTCCACTGCATCAAACAAGGTTAATGAACTCAACCTatctaaaaatttaaataaataaataaaaaaagacgACTTTCTTCCAAACAACAGAATACATGAATGGGACCTGGAAGTAGATATCCTCCTCAGCTGTTCTCATTCCCTTTCGTAGTTTCACAACAATTTCTTTTAAGAAAAAAGTAAACTGTCAGCACACCTATATCTTAACTCTTAACCATAATGATATCATAGAATGATTCCCAAACAATAAGCATATATTGCCATTGTTTGTGCACAAATTTGTGACAATTGAGACGATTAATAACTATTAAGGCAGAAAATTGCATCTTAAAGAATATCTGACCATTTATGGACTGGAATACCTACATTAGAATGAGAATCATTTAAAACCCAAAAGCAGATAAAGAAATTTAAACCAAACTGAGCAAGAAACATATAAAGGTAAACTTGAGAATAAGTTGAAAGTAAGTGTTGGTTGCTACAGAGCTTGAACACATGATAACAACTagcacccccccccccaacaccaaaaaaaaaaagtacaaatgAGAGAATGTATCAAATCAAGCTTGACCAAAACCATCAAAGTCTCTTGGAGAAAGCACGTGAAAAATAACCAACCTGAAGGGGCTCATTCTCATCAGTTGAACCAAGCATCTCATTCACTAAGGTCTGGCGTTCCTCAGCAGTTCCAAAAGTTAAGCACTTCTCCACGACATTTGAGGCAAACTTTTGCTGGCTCATCTGGACTATCTGTCCAATTAATTTAGTAATTATAGAAGTACGCTCTTCGGGCTTTCCATGCTCTAGTACATGCTGTCAGAACACACAATGTTAAAAGAGACTTAAGAAAGACAAAGATCATACACACATACAGACAAATGGGGGACAAGTAGGAGAAACTTGAGAATGCCTGGGGAATGACAGAAAGTCTCCTCAGAGGCTCATATAGCACTTTGGAGGTCCAAACAGATAAATACACCCCAAAAAGAATGTGCATGCATACAAGCATGTTCTGTGTGCATTCATATAGCTGTATTACCAATAAAC containing:
- the LOC113725444 gene encoding thaumatin-like protein isoform X1, producing MQMNLYFLSIFCFLASLSHSNGIQLIIVNNCKESVWPGILGTAGHQTPNDGGFHLSTGEQIVIEVPEKWSGRIWGRQGCCFDEHGKGSCQTGDCTGLLECMGTGGLPPATVVEMTLGTAQNQLHYYDVSLVDGFNLPVSMIPVGGGVGCGVAACEANVNVCCPAALEVRRRGKVVGCKSACLATKAPRYCCTGEYGSRGSCKPTVFSNLFKAICPRAYSYAQDESAGLKRCRAPRYVITFCPPHKTLR
- the LOC113725444 gene encoding thaumatin-like protein isoform X2, whose translation is MQMNLYFLSIFCFLASLSHSNGIQLIIVNNCKESVWPGILGTAGHQTPNDGGFHLSTGEQIVIEVPEKWSGRIWGRQGCCFDEHGKGSCQTGDCTGLLECMGTGGLPPATVVEMTLGTAQNQLHYYDVSLVDGFNLPVSMIPVGGGVGCGVAACEANVNVCCPAALEVRRRGKVVGCKSACLATKAPRYCCTGEYGSRGSCKPTVFSNLFKAICPRAYSYAQDESAGLKRCRAPR